Proteins encoded within one genomic window of Panacibacter microcysteis:
- the mnmE gene encoding tRNA uridine-5-carboxymethylaminomethyl(34) synthesis GTPase MnmE — MHTQFTGWDDTIAALATPPGVGAIGVIRISGKAALAIADNIFPAKKISLQPSHTLHVGLLKHNETVLDEAVVAVFKEPRSYTGEDVIEISCHGSNYILQQVLQAITSNGARLAKPGEFTQRAFLNGKLDLAQAEAVADLIASNTEASKRAALGSMRGGFSGALKAVREQLLKFAALIELELDFSQEDVEFADRSALYAVVNEAALAVHKLISSFQLGNVIKNGVSVAIIGKPNAGKSTLLNALLNENRAIVSDIPGTTRDTIEEVLNIDGILFRLIDTAGIRKHTSDIIETAGIERSIEKMKQADLVLYIFDVQDDADEIETRVQEMKAQSLNYILVANKIDRLNDAEGRRIFGHYDKIIFISAKDGLHTETLKERMTDAVLHGKIQTESSIVTNARHYHALKEVATSLEDIRLGMNNNLASDLLALDIRRCLHYLGEITGQVTNEDMLDYIFSKFCIGK; from the coding sequence ATGCATACACAATTTACTGGTTGGGACGATACAATTGCCGCACTGGCAACACCGCCTGGTGTTGGTGCGATTGGTGTAATAAGGATAAGTGGTAAAGCCGCATTAGCCATTGCAGATAACATTTTTCCTGCTAAAAAAATATCCCTTCAACCGTCGCATACCCTGCATGTAGGACTGCTTAAGCATAATGAAACAGTGCTGGATGAAGCGGTTGTTGCAGTATTTAAAGAGCCAAGATCTTATACCGGTGAAGATGTGATTGAAATATCCTGTCACGGATCAAACTACATTTTGCAACAGGTGTTGCAGGCGATTACCAGTAATGGTGCAAGACTGGCAAAACCGGGCGAGTTTACGCAGCGGGCATTCTTAAATGGTAAATTGGATCTTGCACAGGCTGAAGCCGTTGCTGATCTTATAGCGAGCAATACCGAAGCATCTAAGCGTGCAGCACTCGGCAGCATGCGTGGTGGCTTTTCGGGTGCGTTAAAGGCCGTGAGGGAGCAGTTGCTGAAGTTTGCCGCGCTGATAGAACTAGAGCTGGATTTTTCTCAGGAAGATGTGGAATTTGCAGACAGGTCTGCATTGTATGCTGTGGTTAATGAAGCTGCATTAGCTGTACACAAACTGATTAGCTCTTTTCAGTTGGGCAATGTAATTAAGAACGGCGTAAGTGTTGCGATTATTGGCAAGCCAAACGCCGGGAAGTCTACATTACTGAATGCTTTGTTGAATGAGAATCGTGCAATAGTAAGCGATATACCGGGCACCACCAGGGATACGATTGAAGAAGTGCTGAACATTGATGGCATATTGTTCCGGTTGATTGATACAGCAGGTATACGTAAACACACCAGCGACATCATTGAAACGGCAGGCATAGAACGCAGTATAGAAAAAATGAAACAGGCAGATCTTGTATTATACATTTTTGATGTGCAGGATGATGCGGACGAGATAGAAACACGTGTGCAGGAAATGAAGGCCCAATCTCTTAACTATATATTGGTGGCCAACAAAATTGACAGGCTGAACGACGCGGAAGGGCGCCGGATATTTGGTCATTATGACAAGATTATTTTTATTTCCGCAAAAGACGGCTTACATACGGAAACATTGAAAGAGCGTATGACAGATGCGGTATTGCATGGCAAAATACAAACGGAAAGCAGTATTGTTACGAATGCACGCCATTACCATGCACTAAAAGAAGTTGCAACCTCCCTGGAAGATATAAGACTGGGCATGAACAATAACCTGGCAAGTGATCTGCTTGCTTTGGATATAAGGCGTTGCCTGCATTATCTCGGCGAAATAACCGGCCAGGTAACGAATGAAGACATGTTGGATTATATATTCAGCAAGTTTTGTATCGGGAAGTAA
- a CDS encoding class I SAM-dependent methyltransferase, with protein MNSDQTILPQMPFDVMAETYDEAFSFSEIGKLQREGVWRKLLPLLGSHQKPLRILEINCGTGVDALRLATLGHHVIATDASAVMIDQATQKIHDGVKDNLQFLQLSFAQLSGYNFNTTFDLVFSNFGGLNCIDKKELRQLDKDLARITNENATLFFVVMGKFCVWETTYHLLAGKWKTAIRRIKGESTFTVNGNTIPVHYYTPGSLNKLFGHYHHCYSHAVGLFVPPSYLESFFEKHPAWLKRLGKLEKKINSREWLSLLSDHYCTVLKKK; from the coding sequence TTGAATTCTGACCAAACCATATTGCCACAAATGCCTTTTGATGTAATGGCTGAAACGTATGACGAAGCATTCTCTTTCTCGGAGATTGGCAAATTACAAAGGGAAGGCGTTTGGCGTAAGCTGTTGCCGTTACTTGGCAGCCACCAAAAACCTTTGCGTATATTGGAGATAAATTGCGGTACGGGTGTAGATGCATTACGTCTTGCTACCTTGGGGCATCACGTAATTGCAACAGATGCATCTGCTGTAATGATAGACCAGGCTACGCAAAAAATACATGACGGTGTTAAAGACAACCTGCAGTTCCTGCAATTAAGCTTTGCTCAGCTTAGCGGCTACAATTTCAATACAACATTCGATCTTGTATTTTCAAATTTTGGCGGACTAAATTGCATAGATAAAAAGGAACTCCGGCAGCTTGATAAAGATCTTGCGCGTATTACAAATGAAAATGCAACGCTTTTTTTTGTGGTGATGGGTAAGTTTTGCGTGTGGGAAACAACGTATCACCTGCTTGCCGGAAAATGGAAGACTGCCATACGCCGCATAAAGGGCGAATCAACATTTACCGTAAATGGCAACACAATACCTGTTCACTACTATACGCCGGGTTCGTTGAATAAATTGTTTGGTCATTATCATCATTGTTACAGCCATGCAGTAGGTTTATTTGTGCCACCATCTTACCTGGAGTCTTTTTTTGAGAAGCACCCGGCATGGTTAAAACGATTGGGTAAGCTGGAAAAAAAAATTAACAGCCGGGAATGGCTGAGTTTGTTATCTGACCATTATTGTACTGTACTAAAAAAGAAATAA
- a CDS encoding glycosyltransferase — MIEISVVIPTCNRKARVISLLRNLSASTYPFKEVILVDSGEDRFAKEELDQFIPLNITYRNTAKSVCLQRNTGISLATTDWVFVCDDDIEVPLTYVEKIITHINNYPDACAISGVVLQQENGRWQSKYPVTSVVTLLWKYFFCQSIWGDIACNDTLLSRGIKKYYAARKNFITKAGWPVLTDFAGSYFHAPVYGLGASVIRRSFLLKFPYEEKLDKHGIGDNYGLSINLPAGSIHVLNNAYVYHHQEKINRLQKIPQHYRRVMALDYFRTTNKRLGFVKKRYLLWSVFGHMLLAAVHLERDMVLVNLKLILQIGSGKNIYAARK; from the coding sequence GTGATTGAAATAAGCGTAGTAATACCAACATGCAACAGAAAGGCAAGAGTAATATCATTGCTCCGGAATTTATCGGCATCAACTTATCCGTTTAAAGAAGTCATCCTGGTTGATTCGGGTGAAGATCGCTTCGCAAAGGAAGAACTGGATCAATTTATTCCTTTGAACATTACTTACCGCAATACCGCAAAATCTGTTTGCCTGCAGCGAAATACAGGTATTTCTCTTGCTACAACAGATTGGGTATTTGTATGTGACGATGACATTGAAGTTCCTCTGACATACGTGGAAAAAATCATTACCCATATCAATAATTACCCGGATGCATGCGCAATTTCCGGGGTGGTACTGCAACAGGAAAATGGCCGGTGGCAATCTAAATATCCTGTTACATCTGTTGTCACATTGTTATGGAAATATTTCTTCTGTCAGAGCATCTGGGGAGATATAGCATGCAACGATACCCTGCTCAGCAGGGGCATAAAAAAATATTACGCGGCAAGGAAAAATTTTATCACAAAAGCCGGCTGGCCCGTATTAACAGATTTTGCAGGTTCATATTTCCATGCTCCTGTCTACGGCCTGGGGGCTTCGGTAATCAGGAGATCCTTTTTACTTAAGTTTCCTTACGAAGAAAAACTTGACAAACACGGGATAGGCGACAACTATGGTTTATCAATCAACCTTCCTGCCGGCAGTATACACGTGTTAAATAATGCATATGTGTATCACCACCAGGAAAAAATAAACCGCCTGCAAAAAATACCCCAACACTACAGGAGAGTAATGGCGCTCGATTACTTCAGGACAACGAATAAACGACTGGGATTTGTAAAAAAAAGGTATTTGCTTTGGTCAGTCTTTGGCCATATGCTGCTCGCCGCCGTTCACCTCGAAAGGGATATGGTGCTTGTTAATCTAAAGTTGATACTACAAATTGGAAGTGGCAAAAATATTTATGCCGCCAGGAAATAA
- a CDS encoding glycosyltransferase family 4 protein, producing the protein MRAADISFYYDDFVESEEELLRVHYTTVGWAEALQRNGVDVVVLKRFHRDASFVKNGVQYVFVKDKFKGELRLWQMPLSFLRSIVRANADIVHLHSFPFSFPAFVLRILLPRKTGIVVQNHGGKVGRGFAIKILTRLAHFADAFFFTAFEQGSHWFKHDRLRKKVMPVMESCPVFDVATLDANRTYTYADRDAARKAFGLKGKPVFLWVGALDENKDPLTILNAFEVIFTGLNTGFLYMIYHNKKLIAEVEQRIVQSPALRNNVVLVGKVPRDLMVHYYSCADYFVLGSHYEGSGFALSESLSFGCVPVVTDIPSFRVMTDNGTLGKLWEAGNADALIAAVNEVLHKPLQQQAESCIKFYRHHLTFEAIALTAIEHYKKIMAGRLAAVND; encoded by the coding sequence ATGCGTGCTGCAGATATATCTTTTTATTATGATGATTTTGTGGAAAGCGAAGAAGAGCTTTTACGGGTTCATTATACCACGGTTGGCTGGGCAGAAGCCCTTCAGAGAAATGGCGTGGACGTTGTTGTTTTGAAACGATTTCACCGGGATGCATCATTTGTAAAAAATGGTGTGCAGTATGTTTTTGTGAAAGATAAATTTAAAGGGGAGCTTCGGTTGTGGCAAATGCCTCTGTCTTTTCTGCGTAGCATTGTCCGGGCGAATGCAGACATTGTTCATTTGCATTCATTTCCCTTTAGCTTTCCTGCTTTTGTATTGAGGATACTATTGCCACGTAAAACTGGTATTGTGGTGCAAAATCATGGAGGTAAAGTTGGTAGGGGATTCGCGATAAAAATATTGACCAGGCTGGCACACTTTGCTGATGCATTTTTTTTTACTGCTTTTGAACAGGGCAGTCATTGGTTTAAACATGACAGGCTTCGTAAAAAAGTAATGCCGGTAATGGAAAGCTGTCCTGTATTTGATGTTGCTACACTGGATGCAAACCGGACATATACATACGCAGACCGGGACGCTGCACGCAAGGCATTTGGACTAAAAGGGAAGCCCGTTTTTTTATGGGTTGGCGCGCTGGATGAAAACAAAGATCCGCTTACCATATTAAATGCTTTCGAGGTGATTTTTACCGGGTTGAACACCGGCTTCCTTTACATGATTTATCACAACAAAAAACTAATTGCTGAAGTGGAGCAGAGGATTGTACAGTCGCCGGCACTAAGGAATAACGTTGTGCTTGTTGGTAAAGTACCCCGTGATTTAATGGTGCATTATTACAGTTGCGCTGATTATTTTGTGTTAGGCAGTCATTATGAAGGAAGTGGTTTTGCATTAAGTGAATCTCTGAGCTTTGGATGTGTACCCGTTGTGACAGATATTCCAAGTTTTCGTGTAATGACTGACAATGGTACGCTGGGAAAATTATGGGAGGCAGGCAATGCTGATGCGCTTATTGCTGCGGTAAACGAAGTCTTACATAAACCTTTACAACAGCAAGCGGAAAGTTGTATAAAATTTTACCGTCATCATCTCACCTTCGAAGCCATAGCTTTGACAGCAATTGAGCATTACAAAAAAATAATGGCAGGCAGATTAGCAGCAGTGAATGATTGA
- a CDS encoding glycosyltransferase family 4 protein encodes MRKQDALVIFTPAFPKDEQDEYWLPWLQAFVKAVNRNSPGLKIIVFAFQAPASRKEYDWYGNKIFAFDGFYKKRFARLMMWFQILQQVGRIQKTYNIKGIFSMWCHECAFVAKKAATKYQVKHYCWLLGGDAKKSNTYVKKIKPTGNGLVAASDFLKDEFYSNHGIMPAHVIYHGTDAGLFAANSMQRDIDILGAGNLHASKQYDIFVEVIAQVKKQRPDVKVVLCGDGEERAKIEQMIANLGLTANIEMTGQAKHASVLQYMTRSKILLHTSAYEGFGTVCTEALHAGAYVISFCKPIYKPVEHWYNVADKEEMVNMLISLLSADKRDHKRVVVQNIDNTAQEVIKLFGHI; translated from the coding sequence ATGCGTAAACAGGATGCTTTGGTAATTTTCACTCCGGCTTTTCCAAAAGATGAGCAGGACGAGTATTGGTTGCCCTGGCTGCAGGCATTTGTAAAAGCGGTGAACCGCAACAGCCCCGGGCTAAAGATCATTGTGTTTGCTTTCCAGGCACCGGCTTCACGGAAGGAATATGACTGGTATGGAAACAAAATATTTGCTTTTGATGGTTTTTACAAGAAACGTTTTGCGAGGCTGATGATGTGGTTTCAAATCTTACAGCAGGTTGGTCGCATTCAGAAGACATATAATATAAAAGGCATATTCAGCATGTGGTGTCACGAATGTGCCTTTGTGGCGAAGAAAGCAGCAACGAAATACCAGGTAAAACACTATTGCTGGTTGCTGGGAGGAGACGCAAAAAAATCTAATACGTATGTAAAGAAAATCAAACCAACCGGGAATGGACTGGTGGCAGCATCAGATTTTCTAAAAGATGAATTTTATAGTAATCATGGTATAATGCCCGCCCATGTTATTTACCACGGAACTGATGCTGGATTGTTTGCTGCCAACAGTATGCAAAGAGATATTGATATATTGGGAGCAGGTAACCTGCATGCTTCGAAACAGTATGACATATTTGTTGAAGTTATTGCACAGGTGAAAAAGCAAAGGCCGGATGTTAAAGTGGTCTTATGCGGAGATGGTGAAGAGCGTGCAAAAATTGAGCAAATGATCGCAAATCTCGGGCTAACCGCAAACATAGAAATGACCGGCCAGGCAAAGCATGCATCAGTTTTGCAATACATGACCCGATCAAAAATTTTGTTGCATACTTCTGCCTATGAGGGATTTGGAACGGTTTGTACAGAAGCACTGCATGCGGGAGCATATGTAATTAGTTTTTGCAAGCCTATCTACAAACCTGTAGAGCATTGGTATAACGTGGCAGACAAAGAAGAAATGGTAAACATGCTGATAAGCCTGTTAAGCGCTGATAAGCGGGATCACAAACGGGTTGTTGTGCAAAACATTGATAACACTGCACAGGAGGTAATAAAATTGTTTGGCCACATATAA
- a CDS encoding B12-binding domain-containing radical SAM protein: MSAILFSHSYFLRFDPKQWKTAQPYPPLGTLYAAAVMQQEGHHVTLFDSMFAHDASEVVPYIEQQKPAYFVIYDDGFNYLTKMCLTNMREAAFDMIAFARQKGCTVIVSGSDSTDHFEKYLDKGADFILIGEAEITLKELINALEAQEKNFASIQGLAFRQHGTTIKTLKRNVIKELDQLPFPAWDIIDIAPYKKMWLDNAGYFSLNMGTTRGCPFKCNWCAKPIYGNRYNSRSPENVVQELTLLKEKFGYDHIWFCDDIFGLKPGWVNSFATLLQQAGLQLRFKIQARADLLLQENYIQDLARAGCDMIWMGAESGSQKILDAMDKGTSVEQIYEATRLIKKYGMKPCFFIQFGYPGETKEDIAATIKMINTLLPYDMGISVSYPLPGTKFFEQVQSQLKEKANWTDSDELALMFKNTYHPSFYKSLHRYVHASFRKAAGLHACKAIFSNASTLKELRKVIRLPYYFYDEFIQRKKLKAFEF, translated from the coding sequence ATGAGTGCTATTCTTTTCTCACATTCTTATTTTCTCAGGTTTGATCCCAAACAATGGAAGACAGCCCAGCCTTATCCGCCATTGGGCACGTTGTATGCTGCCGCGGTAATGCAACAGGAGGGCCACCATGTAACATTGTTTGATAGCATGTTTGCGCACGACGCTTCTGAAGTTGTTCCTTATATTGAACAGCAAAAGCCCGCTTATTTTGTTATTTATGATGATGGCTTTAACTACCTGACCAAAATGTGCCTTACAAACATGCGTGAGGCTGCATTTGACATGATCGCGTTCGCCAGGCAAAAAGGATGTACCGTTATTGTATCAGGTTCAGACTCTACAGATCACTTTGAAAAATACCTTGATAAAGGTGCCGATTTCATATTGATAGGAGAGGCAGAAATAACCCTTAAAGAATTGATTAACGCATTGGAAGCACAGGAAAAGAATTTTGCATCCATCCAGGGTTTGGCGTTCAGGCAGCATGGTACAACTATAAAGACTTTAAAGCGCAACGTGATAAAGGAACTGGACCAGTTACCCTTTCCTGCGTGGGATATTATTGATATAGCCCCGTACAAAAAAATGTGGCTGGATAACGCGGGTTATTTTTCTTTAAATATGGGAACAACACGTGGTTGCCCTTTTAAATGTAACTGGTGCGCCAAACCTATATACGGCAACAGGTACAATTCACGTTCGCCTGAAAATGTTGTGCAGGAATTGACTTTACTAAAAGAAAAATTCGGGTATGACCATATCTGGTTCTGCGATGACATTTTTGGGTTAAAACCAGGTTGGGTCAATAGTTTTGCAACACTGTTACAGCAGGCAGGTTTGCAATTAAGATTTAAAATACAGGCCAGGGCAGATCTTTTATTGCAGGAAAATTATATACAGGATCTTGCACGGGCGGGTTGTGACATGATCTGGATGGGCGCTGAAAGTGGTTCCCAAAAGATACTTGACGCCATGGATAAAGGCACCTCTGTTGAGCAGATTTATGAAGCGACAAGACTTATTAAAAAATATGGGATGAAGCCCTGCTTCTTTATACAGTTTGGGTACCCGGGTGAAACAAAAGAAGATATCGCGGCCACCATTAAAATGATCAATACACTATTGCCATACGACATGGGTATTTCTGTTTCTTACCCGTTACCGGGCACCAAGTTTTTTGAGCAGGTTCAGTCTCAGTTGAAAGAAAAAGCAAACTGGACTGATTCTGACGAATTAGCTTTGATGTTTAAAAATACTTACCATCCGTCTTTTTATAAATCTTTACACCGTTATGTACATGCAAGTTTCAGAAAAGCCGCTGGTTTGCACGCATGTAAAGCCATATTCAGCAATGCATCTACGCTAAAAGAGCTGAGAAAAGTGATACGTTTACCATACTATTTTTATGATGAGTTTATTCAGCGAAAAAAATTGAAGGCGTTTGAATTCTGA
- a CDS encoding ATP-binding cassette domain-containing protein, whose translation MKKLLRNISVILSKDEKRKLGYLTALNIFTGIADIFSIFFLFVVINFYSPQTTGVNILSSFFSHNKDHVLIPGILLLAVFLVKSILGYYVSKAHYRFINNVASGISEKNLLLYLEGEYSAYTMTDSAAYTRTICFQPVEFAHFVLSGVLQVITEASLVILTITALLIYDAKLLLIIAIVLLPAIGFLSYITKKRLSGIRKNISTANEQNIQFLHEALAGYVESNLYNKNLLLADRYNKTQSVVNNYVADLQITQAIPSRFFEVFAIFGLFVFILAGQYNDSGNALVFFTLGAYMAAAYKIIPGISRIINVSNTIKTYYYTVDELLKNNKPPQNNSKPRKEETIVSVTATDVCFSYDNKIIFDHFNCSFTVSSFTAVTGASGKGKTTLINLLLGFLQPVKGAIRVNGNPVNEANRKMYWQDISYAKQGAFLLHDTIRRNITLLEDKWDEPLLENAIKHSLLSDFVNSFPEGLDRMITENGRNISGGQRQRLAIARALYKNSNVIILDEPFNELDEAAELSIMKYFRQLADEGRIVILVTHNKANLHFCTNIISLDA comes from the coding sequence TTGAAAAAACTGCTTCGCAATATCAGTGTCATTCTTTCCAAAGACGAGAAAAGAAAACTTGGTTACCTGACTGCGCTCAACATCTTTACTGGCATAGCAGATATTTTTTCGATCTTTTTTCTTTTTGTGGTTATCAATTTTTATTCTCCCCAAACCACCGGGGTAAACATACTTTCTTCCTTCTTTTCGCATAATAAAGACCATGTATTGATACCTGGTATACTGTTACTGGCAGTTTTCTTAGTTAAAAGTATACTTGGGTATTATGTTTCAAAAGCTCATTACCGGTTTATTAACAATGTGGCATCCGGCATATCAGAGAAAAACCTGCTTTTATACCTTGAGGGTGAGTATTCCGCTTACACAATGACAGATTCTGCGGCATATACGCGAACAATCTGTTTTCAGCCCGTAGAGTTTGCTCATTTCGTATTGTCAGGCGTACTACAGGTTATTACAGAAGCAAGCCTGGTAATTTTAACTATAACAGCCTTGTTGATTTACGATGCAAAATTGCTTCTTATCATCGCTATTGTACTATTGCCCGCTATCGGTTTCCTGTCATATATCACCAAAAAGCGCTTGTCGGGCATCAGGAAAAACATCAGTACTGCTAATGAGCAGAACATCCAGTTTCTTCATGAGGCGCTTGCCGGTTATGTAGAAAGCAATCTGTACAATAAAAATTTATTGCTTGCTGACAGGTACAATAAAACGCAATCTGTGGTTAATAATTACGTTGCCGATCTCCAGATAACACAAGCTATACCTTCCCGCTTTTTTGAAGTGTTTGCCATCTTCGGATTGTTTGTATTTATATTAGCAGGTCAATACAATGACAGCGGAAACGCACTTGTCTTCTTCACGTTAGGGGCTTATATGGCGGCTGCTTATAAAATCATCCCTGGTATATCCAGGATAATCAACGTCAGCAATACCATCAAAACTTATTATTATACGGTAGATGAATTGCTTAAAAATAATAAGCCGCCTCAAAACAACAGCAAGCCCCGGAAAGAAGAAACGATCGTTTCCGTTACTGCAACCGATGTATGTTTCAGCTATGACAATAAAATCATTTTTGATCATTTCAATTGCAGTTTTACAGTTTCGTCATTTACGGCAGTTACCGGTGCTTCAGGGAAAGGCAAAACGACGTTGATCAACCTTTTACTCGGATTTCTGCAACCAGTTAAAGGAGCTATCAGGGTAAACGGAAATCCTGTTAACGAAGCAAACAGGAAAATGTACTGGCAGGACATCTCATACGCCAAACAGGGAGCATTTCTTTTACACGACACAATACGCAGAAACATTACCTTACTGGAAGATAAATGGGATGAACCGTTGTTGGAAAATGCCATAAAGCACAGCCTGCTTTCCGATTTTGTCAATAGCTTTCCTGAGGGTCTTGACAGAATGATTACGGAAAACGGCAGAAACATAAGTGGTGGCCAGAGACAGCGTTTGGCAATTGCCAGGGCACTTTATAAAAATAGCAATGTAATTATTTTAGATGAACCTTTTAATGAACTGGATGAAGCTGCTGAGCTATCCATTATGAAATATTTCAGGCAACTGGCAGACGAAGGCAGGATTGTAATTCTTGTAACGCATAACAAAGCAAACCTGCATTTTTGTACCAATATTATTTCACTGGATGCGTAA
- a CDS encoding B12-binding domain-containing radical SAM protein has translation MNIVLTHGYFLAEDPKEREIMRPYPPLGILYISGYLDMHGIANEVFDSTFATLQKLEHFLLQEKPRMLGIYTNLMTKLNVLKIIAFVKNEPALSNTKIILGGPEVRNHKEKFLAYGADVIVFGEGEDTMVELANAFTSHLRPDLSVIPGIAYKNEIDNVTVNEERILIRDINQLPFPNRKKINMQLYFDAWKPKHGISMVNVSTMRGCPYSCKWCSRAVYGTSYRRRNPKLVVDEMQWLKENYSFDMIWFVDDVFTINPRWLREFAEEISVRNLNIPYEIITRADRLTEESVQLLKQSGCFRVWIGAESGSQKIIDAMDRRVKVEQVRDMIRLVKQYGMEAGTFIMLGYPGEDESDIKETLKHLKYANPSLYTVTVAYPIKGTPLYTEVEDLFIEELAWENSTDRDIDFTRTYSRRYYVHAINWIQQEMLYLRNQGPINKLKLKLRSVKARAGMYFERFRHRIPV, from the coding sequence ATGAATATTGTGCTTACACATGGTTACTTTTTAGCAGAAGACCCAAAAGAGAGAGAGATCATGCGGCCGTACCCACCATTGGGTATTTTGTACATTTCAGGTTACCTGGATATGCATGGTATTGCAAACGAAGTTTTCGATTCAACATTTGCCACACTACAAAAACTTGAGCATTTTTTATTGCAGGAAAAACCACGTATGCTTGGTATTTATACAAACTTAATGACCAAGCTGAATGTGCTGAAGATTATTGCATTCGTTAAAAATGAACCCGCATTAAGCAATACAAAAATTATCCTGGGCGGCCCTGAAGTGCGTAACCACAAAGAAAAATTCCTGGCATATGGCGCAGATGTTATTGTTTTTGGTGAAGGTGAGGATACTATGGTAGAGCTGGCAAATGCATTTACAAGCCACCTCCGGCCTGATCTGAGTGTTATTCCCGGAATCGCTTACAAAAATGAAATCGATAACGTAACGGTCAACGAAGAGCGCATCCTGATAAGGGACATCAACCAGCTTCCTTTTCCCAACAGGAAAAAGATAAATATGCAGTTGTATTTTGATGCATGGAAGCCGAAGCACGGCATCAGTATGGTAAATGTAAGTACCATGCGTGGTTGCCCCTACTCATGCAAATGGTGCAGCCGCGCTGTCTATGGTACCAGCTACCGCAGGCGCAATCCCAAACTGGTGGTTGATGAAATGCAATGGTTGAAAGAAAATTATTCATTTGACATGATCTGGTTTGTGGATGATGTATTTACCATTAACCCACGGTGGCTGCGTGAATTTGCTGAAGAGATAAGCGTCAGAAACCTTAACATACCATACGAAATCATCACAAGAGCCGACAGGCTTACAGAAGAGTCTGTGCAATTACTCAAGCAAAGCGGTTGTTTCAGGGTTTGGATTGGTGCGGAAAGCGGTTCGCAGAAAATTATCGATGCCATGGACCGCCGCGTAAAAGTTGAACAGGTACGAGATATGATACGGCTGGTAAAACAATATGGTATGGAAGCAGGTACTTTTATTATGCTTGGCTACCCCGGTGAAGACGAAAGTGATATTAAAGAAACGCTCAAACATTTGAAATATGCTAACCCCAGCCTTTATACGGTAACGGTTGCCTATCCCATAAAAGGCACGCCTTTGTATACCGAAGTTGAAGATCTTTTTATAGAAGAACTGGCATGGGAAAACTCTACAGACAGAGACATTGATTTTACGCGCACTTACAGCCGTCGTTATTACGTGCATGCCATCAACTGGATTCAGCAGGAAATGTTGTACCTGCGCAACCAGGGCCCAATCAATAAACTCAAATTAAAACTACGCTCAGTAAAGGCAAGAGCAGGCATGTACTTCGAAAGATTCCGGCATAGAATACCCGTATAA